A stretch of the Acanthopagrus latus isolate v.2019 chromosome 9, fAcaLat1.1, whole genome shotgun sequence genome encodes the following:
- the LOC119025658 gene encoding CD209 antigen-like protein C isoform X2, whose translation MEEIYANVDYNKPVDPTPSTNQTGPRSSERRLHGAVVLCLGLLSVVLLVGLISLGVSYWDLAAEYSTVKANLTERLQASNDKLSSVSEERDLLNANLSSVSKELDRLQSLSKQKRTCPAGWQMFSCTCYLFSTKTDSWENGRQDCRDRGAELVTIDTDEEQEFISKTIKEATWIGLNDREEEGTWKWTDGTPLTVGYWRSDQPDNGGGDPQWGEEDCVHIKSGVNAKESWNDLRCDKSLKWICAKMPLYLHEF comes from the exons ATGGAGGAGATCTATGCAAATGTTGATTACAACAAGCCTGTCGACCCAACACCTTCAACAAATCAGACAG gtcccaggagctcagagaggagGCTTCATGGAGCCGTGGTTCTCTGTCTGGGGCTGCTCAGTGTTGTCCTGCTGGTTGGACTCATCAGCCTCGGTGTCTCCT ACTGGGATTTAGCTGCAGAATACTCCACTGTCAAAGCCAACCTGACGGAGCGTCTCCAGGCCAGTAATGACAAGCTGTCCTCTGTGTCTGAAGAGAGAGACCTGCTGAATGCCAACCTCTCTTCAGTGTCCAAAGAGCTGGACAGACTTCAGAGTTTGTCCAAACAGA AGAGAACTTGTCCTGCAGGATGGCAGATGTTCAGTTGCACCTGCTATCTCTTCTCCACTAAGACTGATTCTTGGGAAAATGGCAGACAagactgcagagacagaggagcagagctggTGACCATTGACACTGATGAAGAACAG GAGTTCATCTCTAAAACCATCAAAGAAGCCACTTGGATTGGTTTGAatgacagagaagaggaggggaccTGGAAATGGACAGATGGAACTCCACTGACTGTGGG GTACTGGAGATCAGATCAGCCTGATAATGGTGGTGGAGATCCACAGTGGGGTGAGGAGGACTGTGTACACATCAAATCTGGTGTGAATGCCAAAGAAAGCTGGAATGATCTGCGGTGTGATAAGTCTCTGAAGTGGATCTGTGCCAAAATGCCTTTGTATTTACATGAGTTTTGA
- the LOC119025658 gene encoding CD209 antigen-like protein C isoform X1 — translation MQMLITTSLSTQHLQQIRQVRMLTHTHGLCILMLCIILCYDHDIMSSLCSGPRSSERRLHGAVVLCLGLLSVVLLVGLISLGVSYWDLAAEYSTVKANLTERLQASNDKLSSVSEERDLLNANLSSVSKELDRLQSLSKQKRTCPAGWQMFSCTCYLFSTKTDSWENGRQDCRDRGAELVTIDTDEEQEFISKTIKEATWIGLNDREEEGTWKWTDGTPLTVGYWRSDQPDNGGGDPQWGEEDCVHIKSGVNAKESWNDLRCDKSLKWICAKMPLYLHEF, via the exons ATGCAAATGTTGATTACAACAAGCCTGTCGACCCAACACCTTCAACAAATCAGACAGGTAAGAatgctcactcacacacatgggTTGTGCATATTGATGTTGTGTATTATCCTGTGTTATGATCATGATATCAtgtcctctctgtgttcaggtcccaggagctcagagaggagGCTTCATGGAGCCGTGGTTCTCTGTCTGGGGCTGCTCAGTGTTGTCCTGCTGGTTGGACTCATCAGCCTCGGTGTCTCCT ACTGGGATTTAGCTGCAGAATACTCCACTGTCAAAGCCAACCTGACGGAGCGTCTCCAGGCCAGTAATGACAAGCTGTCCTCTGTGTCTGAAGAGAGAGACCTGCTGAATGCCAACCTCTCTTCAGTGTCCAAAGAGCTGGACAGACTTCAGAGTTTGTCCAAACAGA AGAGAACTTGTCCTGCAGGATGGCAGATGTTCAGTTGCACCTGCTATCTCTTCTCCACTAAGACTGATTCTTGGGAAAATGGCAGACAagactgcagagacagaggagcagagctggTGACCATTGACACTGATGAAGAACAG GAGTTCATCTCTAAAACCATCAAAGAAGCCACTTGGATTGGTTTGAatgacagagaagaggaggggaccTGGAAATGGACAGATGGAACTCCACTGACTGTGGG GTACTGGAGATCAGATCAGCCTGATAATGGTGGTGGAGATCCACAGTGGGGTGAGGAGGACTGTGTACACATCAAATCTGGTGTGAATGCCAAAGAAAGCTGGAATGATCTGCGGTGTGATAAGTCTCTGAAGTGGATCTGTGCCAAAATGCCTTTGTATTTACATGAGTTTTGA